ATGGCAGTAATGATGAATCTTTTGAAAGATTGATGAATATTGTTAAAATCCTTCAAGAAACTGATGGATATGATCCTTTAAAATTAATTCCCGTAGTCACGAATATTATTCAGAATAAAGAAACTCAAAAATTGGGACAGAAAATAGCTGGAGGTTTAGCAGAAAAAGCAACGGCAAGGTTAATTCGTAGTTTATTACTAGAGTCGAATAATGGTAATAACTATAATGGCAATGGTAAAAATGGGGTTAAAAATAATCCTCAATATTCTTTACCTAGTGCAAGAAAATAAAGACTCTCTTACTTTGAGTAAGTTAGGATATATCCAAATCATAAGGGGCGGTAGGTAGCTAGTTAACCTGAGTTTTGGATAAGCTGAAAGCATCCCAACTCGTAGTCAGAAAACCTTATAGCTTCTTAGAAATAACGATAAAATTGCCTTAACCCGAACTGAAGTGAAATATATTCAACCCCTACCACCCCAAAACCCTAAACCCCTACTTCCCCCTCTCACCCTCTCCCCTCATCTCCTCATCACCCTAACACCTGCAACCTGACACCTGACACCTAACCTTATCGGATATTCTTAAACCGAACGAAGGTTAGTTATCGGAATAAATCCGCTAGCAAAACCAAAAAATTTACACTGGACTAGCTTTAATTTTACTCAACTTGTTGAATTTGAAAATCTATATTTTTTTGCTGTTCAACTTTACTAATTAATTTATTTATAGATTGGCTTGATATTCCCCAACTTAAATTACTCATATTTTTTACTTGATTTTCGGGGATGTCATTTCCATTTTGATAAATATAAGGATTACCTAAAGGGGGATATTTTCCTAAACCATTAATACCTATTAGTTGACCTTGTAAATTGAGAATTGAGCCTCCACTCATACCACTATGAACATTATTTGTATAACCAATTTGGTAGCCTCCGATTAAAGGCTTTGGTAAAACTTGGCTTAAATTTCCGAAAGTGTATTTAATGTTTTCTGATTGTTTTAAGTTGTCTTGAAAAGGAAATCCACTAGCTAAAATTAATTCATTTTTCTTAGGTATATAATTATTTTTGATATTGATAGTTTGATATTGTTCTTGACTTTCAAAAGTTAATAAAGCTAAATCATCAACTATTAAATTATCATTATTTTGCCAAATAACTTCCCCTTTATAAATTTTTCCTGTGTGAGTTTGAATTTGATAATTAATTTCTTTGTTATCAACTACATGGTTGTTTGTTAATACTAAATAACTATTTTTTCTTTGACCAATTATTACTCCTGAACCACCTATTTCATGGTCATCAATATTTGCAAAAACTCTAACATTTACTAATTTTGCTATTTCTTTTAATTCTGTTTGATTAAGACTTTTTTTTGGTATTTTACTATTTTTACCTATCTCTTTTATTTTCGTTTCGAGGGTTTTATGTTGGGTAGTTTTCTGCTCTTGGATAATGAAAGTGAGGGTAAAGAAAAGGAAAAATGCGATCGCCCATAACTGCCATTTTTGACGAAATACCTTAATAAATAGCTGGTTTACGGGCAACATAGAGGGAGTTTAACCAAAAAAGATAATGCCATTTTAACATTGTAAACTCATCTTAAACAGAGAACCCATATCAGCAAAAAAAAAACTTAATTTGCCCAATTCCATCAAAAGACTTTTTCAGAAAACCCTCAACATATCTTATTCATAGCATTATATTCTCGTAGATTTTAAATAATGCAACAGATGAGTTATAACCCTAATCTTAGAATGATGATTTAGAATAAAATTAGTCTAAAGTAATATAGAAAATATAGTTAAAATAAAGGTCAAAGTAATTATGGGAATTTTTGATCGCATCAGTAGGGTAATAAGAGCAAATGTCAATGATATGATTGATAAAGCTGAAGATCCCGAAAAGGTTTTAGAGCAGAGTATCCGTGAAATGGGCGATGACCTCGTTAAAATGCGTCAAGCTGTAGCACAAGCGATCGCCTCTCAAAAAAGAACAGAACAACAGTACCAGAAAAATCTAAGCGA
This is a stretch of genomic DNA from Cyanobacterium aponinum PCC 10605. It encodes these proteins:
- a CDS encoding S1 family peptidase yields the protein MLPVNQLFIKVFRQKWQLWAIAFFLFFTLTFIIQEQKTTQHKTLETKIKEIGKNSKIPKKSLNQTELKEIAKLVNVRVFANIDDHEIGGSGVIIGQRKNSYLVLTNNHVVDNKEINYQIQTHTGKIYKGEVIWQNNDNLIVDDLALLTFESQEQYQTINIKNNYIPKKNELILASGFPFQDNLKQSENIKYTFGNLSQVLPKPLIGGYQIGYTNNVHSGMSGGSILNLQGQLIGINGLGKYPPLGNPYIYQNGNDIPENQVKNMSNLSWGISSQSINKLISKVEQQKNIDFQIQQVE